The region AATGCCCAACGCCATACTGTAAACCCCAAGCGATCCGCTGAAACCCACCACCGCCATAATCACCGCAAAGCTAAAAAAGAGGGGTGAAAGCGCCCCCATCAAGAAGCGCCCATGCGTATTGAGCACTGCCGTAATGATTGCCGCCACGCTGACAAAAAGCAGATACGGGATAAACCATGCATAAAGTTTGCTGGCTAACTCCATCTGCGAGGCCTCTGGGAAGTTGAAGAGAAACGAAGCCATCTGTGGCGCGCTAAGGATACTTATCAAAATAAATGGCAATAAAACGACATATTGTAAAGTCAAGACTTCTTGCGTAATTTTTCTCGCCGCGCGATGATCCTCGCGCACCACATGCTTGCTCAACGCAGGGATAAAAGCCGTCGTCAATGCCCCTTCAGCCATCAATTTACGTAAGTTATTGGGGATAAGAAAGACACCGTTCAAGACATCGGCCACCCCACCCGCACCAAAGTAGTGCGCGATGACCGCCGACTTAACATAACCCAAAATCCGCGAAATCAACGTACTAAGCATCACCACCAGCGCCGAAATACTCCGTAGACGCGTTTGATTAGCCGATTTTTCTCTCATCATCTGCCTATTTTAGCCGATATACCCCACTTTGACAAGTAACTTATCGATAAATTTATCTACCCTCTCCCGATGATTAAGCCAACAAGGAGAAGGTATTTCTGCCCACATTACATAAACTTAAGCATCAATACGTGTGCCTTTGATGCCTGAAATCGCTTGCCCTAACGCCTCTAGTGAGGTAATTAGCGTGCTACGCCCTTCGCCACTCTGCGCAAAATGAACACCCGCCAAGACCTTAGGTAGCATCGATCCCTCGCCAAATTCGCCAGCCGATGCATATTTTTTGGCATCTGCCACCGAAAGCTTGGCTAAATTCTCTTGATTCTCTTGACCAAAACGAATCGCCACCTGCTCTACCGCCGTAAGGATAATCAATTGATCGGCACCAATCTCTTGCGCCAAGAGTGCCGAGGCCAAATCTTTGTCGATAACCGCAGGCACACCATGCAAGAGACCGTCACGCTCCACCACGGGAACACCGCCACCGCCACAGGCAATCACAAGCTGTCCACTGGCGATAAGCGCCTCAATGCTCTTGAGTTCGACCACCGTCTTGGGTTGAGGCGAGGCCACCACTCGCCGAAATCCGCGTCCAGCATCCTCTTTCATCGTATAGCCTCGCTCTTGGGTGAGCCTTTCTGCCTCGGCTGCATCATAAAATGCACCAATCGGTTTGGTCGGATGGCTAAAGGCAGGATCATCGGCATCGACAATTACTTGTGTGACTACTGTTGCAACGGGGAGAGAAAGCTTACGACGCAATAGCTCACCACGCAACGCCTGCTGAATATGATAGCCAATCATCCCCTGCGACATCGCCCCACAGAGATCAAAAGGCATCGCCGGAGTATGCGCTTGCGCAAGTTCATTCTGCATCAAAATGCGACCCACTTGCGGTCCATTACCATGGGTAATCACCACCGTATGCCCCGCCTCCACCACATCAACAATCCCTTTAACCGCTTGCTTTATCGCCTCTAGTTGACGCTCAGCCGTCGCCTCTGCCTTGCCATCCTCTAAAGCATTACCACCTAAAGCAATCACGTATCTCATCAAAAACCTCCTTTTTATCTAACAAAAACTACCCAACGCCCAAAAGAACGCCCAATGTTAAGAGCACCATGGTTGCTACAAAGAGCGTTGCGATATACTTCCAGACAAATTTAATAAAGCGATCATACGGAATTTTAGAGACCATCAGCGCGCCCATCAAGATACCACTGGTCGGTGAGACCATATTCACCAAGCCAGAGGCTGATTGATATGCCGTAATCACTAAGCTCTTCGAGACCCCCGCAATATCGGCTAAGGGTGCCATAATTGGCATAGAGAGACCCGCCAGCCCTGAAGTTGAAGGGATAAAGATCGAGAGAATAATATGCAAGAAGTATACGACATTAATATATACCACTTGTGGCAAGCCTTGCACCGCTTGCTCGGAGAAGGCCAAAATGGAGTCGATGATCATGCCCTCTTCCATCACCACCTTGAGACCTCTGGAGAGCACCAAGACTAGCACCACCCCCAAGACATCCTTAGCCCCAGCGACAAAACTTCCCGCAATATCGCGCTCGTTAAAGCCAGCCAAAAATCCTACCAAGATGCTCGACGATAAAAAGAGCGCCGCCAACTCAGGAAAGTACCAACCCAACTCTAAAGACGCTAAATTCTCATTCCAATCCGAAAAGGGCAAGAGGGAGAAGACCATCACTCCAAACGTCGCGATGAAGGTAATTAAAACCAACGTTTGACGTAAGGTCAACTTCTCGGCATGCTCTTGATGATTGGCTAAAATTTCGGCATTAATCTCGGGATTCAAATCGTGTGTAACCGAGAGCATCGGACTCTTTTGCGTGCGCTTAGCGTAACGAATCACATAAAACATCGTAAAAAAGGCAAAAAGCGCCCACTGCACCAGACGAAAAGGCATCCCATCGCCAATGCTCACACCTGCCAAATCACTAGCCACACCCGTGGCAAAGGGATTGAGCACAGACGTAAGCACACCCGTACCCGCACCCAACAATATCACCGCAGCGGCAGCCATCACATCAAAACCAGCTGCCACCATCATCGGTAAGAGAATGGGATAAAACGCAATCGTCTCCTCGCCCATACCATAACTCATTCCTCCAAGAGAGAAGATGCTAATCAACATCGCCATTAAGAGATAGAGTCGACTCCTCATCCGTGTCATCAAGCTTGCGATACCTACATCAATTGCCCGCGTCTTAGCAATAACGCCTAAGAATCCGCCAATAAAGAGCACAAAGGTTGCAACTTCTACACTATCGGCAAACCCCTTAATCGGTGCCATAGGGAGGTGTTTAATTTGTCCACGGCTCTCCATGCGCGTAAAGGTGCCAGCAATTGGACTCAACTTTAACGCTTTACGCTCATCGGCACTCATCAGGCTAGCTTCTTCAGCGGGAATGATCTGCCCCATAGGATCTTGATAATCGTACGAGCCAGCGGGAATGATATAGGTTAATCCTGCCACAAAGATCAACGCTATCACTAAAATGGTGTAAGTGCTAGGAAAACTCCACGACTTACCTTTACTTTCTTCAGACATCTTCTGCTCCTCTTGCAAGGTCTTATTTTATCAGCTACCCAAGGTAGCCACCATTACCGCTTTTATGGTGTGCAGACGATTCTCCGCCTCATCAAACACCTTCGACTGCGCACTCTCAAAGACCTCGTTCGTAACCTCAAGCTCACTCATGCCAAATTGTTGCGCGATCTCGCGCCCCACTTGCGTCTCTTCATCATGAAAAGCCGGCAAGCAGTGCAAAAAGATCGCATCCGCCTTAGCATAGCTCATAAGCTTTTTGTTTACTTGATAAGGTTTTAATAAATCGATGCGTTCCTTCCAGACCGCTTGAGGCTCACCCATCGAGACCCAAACATCCGTATAAACGACATCAGCACCAGCCACACCGCTGGCGACATCCGCAGAGAATTCGATCTTCGCTCCGCTCTCTTTAGCAACCTCTCGACACTTCGCAACCAAAGTCTCCTCTGGCCACAGATGCTCTGGGGCAACAACTGTGTAATGCACGCCCATCTTCGCACAACCAATCATCAACGCGTTGGCCATGTTATTGCGTCCATCTCCACAAAATACTAGCTTTAATCCGCTTAACGCCCCAAAATGCTCCTCCATCGTCAAAAAGTCTGCCAAAATCTGGGTGGGATGATCCTCGTTGGTCAGACCATTCCAGACCGGCACGCCTGCATATTCTGCTAGCGTCTCCACGATCTCCTGCCCAAAGCCACGATACTCAATCCCGTCGTACATCCGACCCAACACCCGAGCCGTATCCTTAATCGACTCCTTCTTCCCTATCTGCGAGCCACTAGGCCCCAAATAAGTTACCCGCGCCCCTTGATCGTAGGCTGCCACCTCAAAGGCACAGCGCGTTCGGGTAGAATCCTTCTCAAAGATTAGCGCAATATTCTTGCCCTTCAACCGCTGTTGCTCGGTGCCCGTATACTTCGCGCGTTTAAGATCGCGAGAGAGATCGAGCAAGTACTCTATTTCTTTAGCAGAAAAATCCAATAATGTCAAGAAGTGCCGATTGCGTAAATTGAATGCCATAATACCTATCTCCTTTATCTATAAAAAATTAAATAGATAGAAAAATTTTATAAATTTTCTCTTACTAAGGGCATACTCATGCACCTAGGGCCACCGCGACCACGGGATAATTCGGAGGAGAGGATCGCGTGAATTTTGATGCCGCTATCCTCCAGTAGCCGATTGGTTACATGATTTCGTTCGTAAACACAAACCTCCCCTGGAGAAATCGCCAAGGTATTTGCCCCGTCGTTCCACTGCTCGCGTGATCCAGCAATTGCATCGCCATCGCCACAACGTAAGAGCAGCACCCGCCGATCCAAAATCCCCGAAAGCAGATGCTCCAAATCCTTATGCTCCTCGGTAATATGCACACTATCCGTAGTCGATCCCGCCTCGATGACAAAGAGCGTGAGCGTCTCCTCAATCTCGCTGTGTATCGTAAATTTATCGTGATCGATCTGTGTAAAGACCGTGTCCAAATGCATAAACGCGCGCTTTTTGGGAATCACAAAAGCAACAACCTTCTTGACTTTGCTCGTCTCATCGTTAAAGAGACGCATCGCCAACTGCTCCACCGAGTAGGCATCCGTACGTTCAGAGATACCCACAAAGAGGATCTCCTCATTAATCACCAAGAGATCGCCACCCTCCAAGTGATTCATATTATCACGCTCAAACCAGAAAGGGGTTTTCCCCGCGTAATTAGGGTGATGCCGAAAGAGAAAATCGCTTAGCAACGTCTCGCGCCGACGGATCAAGTGCTTCATGCTACTAATCGCCACGCCGTGCCCAATACTGATAAACGGATCGCGCGTGAAGAGGATATTGGGCAAAGGTTTAACGAGAAAAAGCTCTTCCCCACTGGTCAAACTCGATAAGCTCTTCTGCCGACCAATTGGCGCCTCATGACTACGCACCCCCGCAATCAGCGTACGTACCAAGGTCGCCATATCTTTGCTCTCATAAAGCCACTGTAACAGCTCCTGACGCATCTGGGGATGAAAGACCCCCGACTCCAAGAGATACTGCTCTACCATCGCTTTGGCGGCATCAGGTTGGTGCTCCATGCTCTGCGCCACTAAATCCTCTAAATAGTGCACCTTGACTCCCGCCTTACGTAAGACCTCACTAAATTGATCATGCTCGCGCTGGGCTGCCTCAAGATACATAATATCGTCAAAAAGAAACTCCCCAAAGTGTTCGGGCGTAAAATTCTCCACCTCCCACCCCGGACGGTGCAACATCACCTCTTTAAGGCGACCAATCTCTGAAAAGACTCTAATCTCTGCCATCTTATCCTCCTCTTTTACACACAAAAAAGCAATCCATACAACGTAAATCGCTGTATTATTGTCACTAAGATATTCTAAGATACTTTAAAAAAATCCATGCCTCAATGATGCCACACTATCTTGCTTTACTCTTAAATTTTACGCCCCTTTTGACGTTTTGTCTAGTCTATTTTTAACTTCTTTGCACCATATCTCTAAGCGCCACACGAAGTTTTTTGACATCATTTTTACTAAGTGTTCGCGCCGTAAATGAGCCTAAGCGCCCATCCTGTACCACAAAAGAGAGCGCACTCACGTTCGCCAACGCCTGCATCTCACTAGCACTTAGCCAAGCCACCGAGTAAATACGCCAAGTGGTGCCATTGAGGTGCGAAACGTCGATAGGCTCTAGCGCAAAAGAGAAACTGCGCATCGCTCCGCCCTCCAGTTCGGTATGGAGAAGTAAGCTATCACGACGCGCATAGAGTGCGCTACGCGTGTTATTCATGTAGGCGTTAAGCGCCTCTTCGTAAGCACTTCGACGCTGATAATAAACCGCCATCTCTTGATCGTATCGTACTAAAGCCCGCTCATAATTGCGCAAGTTCTCCTCATAATTGGCCACATCTCGACGATAGCTAATCATCTCCTGCTCATATCGTTTGAGCGCGTTTTCATAGGCATCTCGTGCCACATTTTTCGCCTGCTCCTCGTCATAAATCTTCTTCTGCTCCAGATACCTCGCATAGTCGCGCTCGTAGCGTTGCATCTCCGAACGATAGGTGCTCATCTGGCGCTCATACACACTCATGTTATCACGATAGCTACGCATCTCTTGCTCGTAACGCCTTAGTGCATCTTCATATTCACGTAGAGCTTGCTCATAACGACGCTTCTCTTCTTGATACTTACGTTGTGCCTCGTCATAAGCGCGCTTCTCTTGCTCGTACCGACGCAAGCGCTCTTGATACTCCTTTAACGATTGTTGATAGGCTTCATGCTCACCTTGCAGGCGCTGGTACGCCTGTTGTTGACGCTCATACTCACGCATTAACCGCTGATACTCTTGCATGTTGCGCTCATATTCGCGCATCTGGCGTTGATACTCTTTCATCGCCTCTTCGTACTCTTTCAGTTTACGCTCGTACTCGCGTTGCTCGGCGGAGTTAGGCGTGTTAGGGCGATTGGGCGTATTGCCATTAGATTGCCCTGGATGATTCGGTGTCCCCGGACGATTGGAAGTAGAAGGCGGCGTTCCCGAGTTACCCGAGTTATTGGGCGCTTGAGGCTTCTTAGGTTCGATAGGTGCTTTTGGTTGCTCTGGCTTTACAGGAGCAGAAGGTAGGGGACGCGCAGGCGCTTGAGGGGGATTACCCGGATGCTGTGGTTCAGCAGAGGGCTCTTTGGGTTGTGTAGGGGATGTGGGTTTTTGCGGTTCGCGTGGGCGCGGAGGTTCCACCGGTTTTTGCGGTTCATTGGGTAAGGAAATATTACGTCGATAGGTAGAATAGCGCTCCCCACGCGCATACTCATGCGCCACCAGAGCATCAGGCACAGGGCGCGTAGGCTCGGTGGGATAAACAGGCTTGACCGGACGCGTTGGTGCAATCGGTGCCGATTGCGTAAAGGCAGGCACATTACTGATATTATCATAGTAATAGAGTTGATATGAACCATCATTACGATTCTTCACAAAGATCAAAACGGCGCCATCTTTGCTCGTCTCAAGTTCATAGCGACTGCGCCCCTGCGAATCTACGCCCAACCTCACTTTCGGCGAACTACCACAGCCCGATAATATCAGGCTTAATAATCCAAATGTCCAAAATATTGACCTTCTCGATATCTTACTGTATGATAATTTATTCTTAATTGATTGTTTCATGATTTTCATCTCCACATATATCCTATTGTAAGTATCCTAAATATACACAACTTTGGCTAGAATTTAAACTTAATATAACCTTTAAGATAGTGTGCATTTGCCCAACTTTTTCCACCATAGTGAATATCTAAGTACTTACCCGTAAAGAAATCACTCATAGCGCCACCCTCGATGCCCACAAAGATCGGGCTATTATCGGAGAAGCCCACCTCTAAGCCAGCAAACCAACCCCCATTCAACACCACCCGCGCCCGATTTACTAAGCTTTCGGCAAAAAGTTCCTCTTGCAACGCCCCGCTCAATCGCACGCCAATGCCCACGCTCAAGCCACCATAAGCCAAAAAATTGAGCGAATCAAAGGCCAAGCCCAGCTGAAATTGCGCCTTGCCTAAGACATGCATCATCTGCACCCGCTCATTGATGGTGCGCGTACGATAGGACATGCTATGATACGCCAGCTCACCACTAACGCCAAAGAGGCGGTGCACCTGTTGATAATAACCTAGCGAGGCGTGCATATTTTTGAGATCATGGATCTTCGGCATAAAGGTGTAACCCAAGCCAATCACCGCCCCAGAGCGATCAATTTGACGAAAAACCGAGCGCTTCTCGATAAAATTAAAGGAGTCCACATTGGCGACCCGCCAACGTCCTGCCGAGTAGATCCAGCCAATCGTATAGGGCTTCTGGTTGAGGTTATAGGTAATATTCGTGTTGACTTGAAAGGCATTACGTGGAGCATTCCCAACGCGTAGTTGCTCAAAAATCGGCTGATCAAATTCGTTAAATCGCTCCATAATAAAGATGCCTAACACGGTATTAATCAATAATGTAGGATCCTCATCGCGCAGTGCCATAATGTAGGTGTTACGCGTAGCAATATTCACCCGTGTCATCAACTCCAAAAAGAGCGGAATGCCCAAACTACTGGTAAGATTGGTGCTAAAAAAGGTCGAAAAAGCATCGTACTCTTCACCCATCACCGCGTTGACAAGCTCTTGCGAGGCGCGCTCTAATGCACCTTGCGTTGCGCGTGGACGCAAGCGTTCCGCCTGTACAATCGCCCGTTGGATCTCCGTCACAGGAATGATAGCGTTCTCTTTCCCCACCAACCCGACAATTTCGCCATCGTTATTAAGTATCGGCGATCCGTAGCTATACTGCTTCGTTTGAAAAAGTCCATCTGAAATACGCCACGTACCGCGCTCATCTTGCCGTAATATCACAGAAGAAGGAGCGTTCCTTCCCTGCTCATAGGCGTAGAGCAATTCTGAAGGATTTAACGGACGTTCGCTTAGACGTAGCTGCTGGGTCACAGGGCGCGCCTCATCGCTTAAGAGATAAACTGCCAGATCGGCTTGGCGATCGCGATAGATGACATACGCCTCACCTAAGGTACGTGTCTGATTTCCAGATAAATGCTCTACTTGCGCAAAGTCGCTAAAGAGCGCGATATTGGCGCCCGTAATCAAAAAGTTTCGCCCAATCACATCTAAATAGACCACCCCCCATGCAGGTAAATGGCTATCAGCTACCCGCTGGCGTTGACGAATCAAGCCATTTTTGATCCAATCACTCACACTAGGATCGGCAATAAGATCGTCGTAGAAGGCGAGAAAATTTCGCGCTCCCTCCTGCGAATCTCCAGAGAGCGTCGCTTGTAGCCGCACTAATGCTGGTTGCTCTAGCGCAAAGCCATGAAGCGAACCTGCCACCAAAAGCAGAATCCACAGCCAGCCTACGACAATCTTTTTCCCTTGCATGCCTACCTGCTCAACTCTTTTTACGAGAAAGAAGATTGACTAAATCTTTATGTTTAATCGAGAAGGTAAAGAGCACACCCTCTTCGATTTCGCTAAAACTAAGATCTTGCATTACTTTATTATTGGCAAAAGCAGAGCTAATAAAGCGCGATTGCGCCATCAACATGCGTCGCTCTTGGGCATTATCGCTAAAGAGGATCAGCGCTTCTATCTGGTACTTGCTGCCCTTGGGTTCGATGCTCATCAAGAGCCCATGGATAGAGACCGGCAAGGGAGTTGAATCCATATACTGCTGGAGAAATTTAGAGAAGTCGGGCAAGTAAATTACCGCGTTTTTGGTAGATAAAAATGACGATCGTACATAAGGTGAAAAGTTGGGTTCGCTACGCGTTTGCATACTCTTTAGCTCACGCTCCAAATGATTGGAGAGATACATTATGCCACTCTTGGGGATATGGATATCAAAAAACGTCTCCCCCTGCTTAGGAATATTGGTTACAGGCTCGTTCATGCGAAAGGTATAGGTATCCACTTGCGTAAGCTCTGGACTCTTCATTAGCTCCTTAAGCACCATCGACTGCGGGTAAGTCCCCATGGCACGCATCATGAGCGTCGCCTCATCCTTATAGAACGCAACATGACGCGTAAACTGCATGCCCTTACTAAGGGCTTTCTTTTGATCCTTATCCCAATCTTTAGCTAGCGCCTTACCCAGCTTGCGAAAAGCAGGCACGTTAATATGCAAATAGAGATCTGCTTGCTCTGGAAAGAAGTTAAGCTCTTTCTGCTCCGCCTTGGGGGCATTGGCACAGCTTGCCAAAAAGAAAATCCCCATTAATAATAACCCTAGCCCATAATATCGTCGACTCATTATTGCTCCTTATGCCTCGCGTCTATGCGATTTTTTCTTTCTATTTTATAGTAGATAGACAACAGATTCTAAACCCTGACTATGCACCACCACTTCTACCTCACCTTTAATCGGCGACTGCTTCATCTTACCAAGGAGCGTCTCCTCCACCTGAAAGTAGCCCGTAGGATTACGCATCTGGATGATGACAGCAACCTTGCGTTTAGTACCCGTGGTAAGACGCACGCGATCGATGGCATGCACCGAATGTTGATGTACCGTACCGACCTGCGCGGTGCCGTCAAAGTCGTGCTGGGTGCTGGCGATAACCAACTCGGCACGCCCTCGCTCTAGATCACATCCATCGGCCACCAACATAACCCCCGCCTCCAAGCTATGGATAGTAACCGTACCCATGTGTCCAAGGATTGCCTCTAGTGTAAGGGAGCGTACCACATACTTCATGGGATCCTCGCCATAGACAGCATCCAATAAGCGATTCATGATCGGCATCGTCAAAACCAACGCCGTCTGTTCGTGCATTTGACGCGTAAGCGTCATCCCTGTATCGTGCAAAAATCCCGCTAAAAGCAACGCGCAATCCTCATCTGCTTGCGTGCCCACGCCCTCCTTGGTAAGCGAGAGTTTAAAGCCTTGTTGCCTTAACAATTGCGCAATCTGTAACGCATTACGCGCAACAATACGCATGTGAACAGGTCCATGATCATTATAATTAAGACGGGCAATGGAGACGTGATTGGCGTACTCCTGAATGGTACGGACCTCCACATCATTAATGAGTAACTCAAGTAATTGTGAGGGTTTATCCTGAACCAACGCGCGTAATTGGGCGTTTAGCTCTTCTTCTTTTTCGGTGATGCGATATTGCATAAATATGGCTCCTTTCTTTATAAATAAAAATCGAGAATCAAGCGCTCGTGACTAAACCAATTGAACCAACCGTAACGTTCTTGCTCATAGCGTATCGTGCGTAATTGTTGGGGCTTGAGTCCCGCCTTAATGAAAGGTTTAGCATTGATGACAAGCTGTAAACGTAACTGCGGATCATGTTGCCCCAGACGCTTGCGCTGGTTTGCCGAAATCGGCGTGCGTGCCTGCCAAAAGGTTCTCCCTAACAAAAAGTCGTCTTGAAGTGGGGCATGACTATGTCCATCGTGATCATGGTCATGGTGGTGATGACCATCGTGCGTGTGGTCATGATTATGCTCCTCATGATCGTGGTCATCGTGATGCTCCTGCAAGGTTACTAAAGGAAGGTATGCGTAGGCTTGCCCTAGTCCGATGGCCATTTGACGTGATATCGGATCATACTGCATTTTATCGCCATTAAAGATCATAAAGTCGGCAAAGACAGCATCTTTATAACGAAATTCTTGGGTAATACTCTGGAGATCGCTCTTGGTGATAATAACCTGCTGATGTTGGGCATCAAAAAAGAGCCCAGCACCAGATCGTTTATCCAGACGCAAGCCAGCATCCACAAGCTCCTTTGCGTCGATAAGAATCGCAGCGCCTTCTGCCCAGATCAACAACGAAGCGGGAGTTGTCGCCGTAAGGATCGACGCGCTCTGCAAGCCCGTATGATAAGGCCAACTTATCGCAAAGAGGGATTGAATCAGCGCCTCGCGCTCAGCATCATGCTCGTGCCCCGCCGTCGATGCGCGAAGAATCGTAGCAAAGAGAGTTAGTCCTAGCATCCAGCTCATTCGTCTCATCATGCTCTCTATCATACCACTCATTACGCAATTTGTCCATAGAGATCGCGTTAAAATCGATGCGATGACTTGACCTAATGACCTACTATCGGCTATATTGTTAGCATCATGGCGCAGAAACAGAATCCATTTTATCTCACCACTCTTCTTCTTTTTGGTTCGCTTACCCTCGGTATCGCTGTTATGTTAGGCATACTCATGGGGCTCAATTACACAAGGTCGCTTGCCGTGGAGGCCAGAGGTAACGTAGGACAGATTTATCTCTCCACCCCTTCGGTTGTCTATGCCCATGACGGTCAAGTGGTTACCGAATTTTTTGGTAATGAGCGCCGCGAGCTAATCACCTATCAAGATCTGCCCATCACCACGATTCATGCCTCGCTGATCCGTGAGGATAAAGACTTTTTCGATCATCGTGGATATAGCATTACCGGTACGGTGCGTGCGGCTATCAACACGGTAATGGCCAAGCTCTTTGGCTTTGGACGCATGACCGGTGGATCGACCCTAACCCAACAGCTCTCTGGACACATCTATGCCGATCGCGGTGATATCTCCATCAGCCGTAAGGTAAAAGAGCTCTGGTGGGCCATGCAAATTGAGCGTCACCTTACCAAGCAAGAAATTTTAGAAACATACATGAATAAGATGCCCTTTGGGCACACGAACTATGGGATTCAAGCTGCCAGTCGATACTTTTTTGGACACGGCATTCAAGAGGCCGATGCCGCTCAAAGTGTTGCCCTCGTGATCCAACTTTCTGCTCCATCAGGACGCTTCTCCCCGCTCAAGTACCCAGATGCGCTCATCCCTCGCCAAGAAGATGTGCTCTCGCGCATGGTAGAGCGCAACTTCTTAACGCAAGAAGAAGCCGAGCGTCAAATGCAAGATTTCTGGCAAAACCACGACTGGTCGCGCGATGGATCGAGCACCGCCTTCTTTGAGCGCATCGACCTTGCGCCCTACTTCTCTGAGCATATCCGTAGTGAGTCCATGAACTATCTTACTGGTCGACGCAATATCTATACCGACGGCTATAAAATCTACACCACCGTCCACCTAGACCACCAACAAGCCGCCGAAGAAGAGCTCAATGCTGGTCTAGAACGCGCAACCAATATCCTCAATACCCACCGTGCCTCCTATTATAATGCATCCGCACCCAATGTTCCAAGCATTGAGGGGCTTGCCCTCTTCTTTAATATGCCTCGTCTACGGGTAGAAGGCGGACGTGCTTATCGCGAGTCGATGGATTACATCACCCAAAACATGATCGGCGATCTAGATATCGCCACCAGCATCTTTGGTATACGGCGTGCCAACAACGTCGCCATCAACACCTATAATAAAGAGCGATCGCGCCGTAATGCAGGGCGCATCGAAACCGCTCTCATCACCGTAGAACAAGAGAGTGGTTATATCACTGCACTTATTGGCGGGAGTGGCTTTAGCCGATCCAACCAGCTCAACCGCGCAACACAGGCCAAGGTCATGCCTGGCTCTTCCTTCAAACCACTCTACTACGCTGAAGCCATTGCTAGCGGAAACCTCACTGCCGCCACCAGACTAGACAACTATCCCAAAACGTGGATTAACGAGGATGGCACTTACTATCGTCCGGAGAATTACAATCTCGACTATAACGACGGAACGCGCCTACGTATGGCATTAGCACAGTCGCTCAATATTCCTGCCATTACCGTGCTAGAACGTGTTGGTATTGATGCTGCCATCGCACGCGCCGCACGTCTCTTAGGCATCCAAGATCCGATGGAGATTGGGCGTACCTTCCCGCGTGTTTGGTCGCTTGGTTTGGGTATTATCAGCACTTCACCTATGCAAATGGTGCGTGCCTTTGCCGTCTTTCCCAATCAAGGCGAAGAAGTCATCCCTATCTCCATTAAGCGCATTCTCGATCGCAACGATCAGGTGGTTGTTGATGTGGAGGCAGAGGTACGCGCCACCCAAAATCGCTCCAATGATCGCCAAATTCTCAGCCCACAAGCTGCCTTCATTATGACAGATATCATGCGTACGTCCGTCACCAACGGTACGCTCTACTGGGCACACCGTAATAATGCTACCGCACTCAATCAACCTATCGCAGGAAAGACGGGTACTACCCAAAATTGGAGCGATGCGTGGGCAATTGCCTTTACCCCTTACTACACCACTGCCGTTTGGTAT is a window of Entomospira culicis DNA encoding:
- the arcC gene encoding carbamate kinase, translated to MRYVIALGGNALEDGKAEATAERQLEAIKQAVKGIVDVVEAGHTVVITHGNGPQVGRILMQNELAQAHTPAMPFDLCGAMSQGMIGYHIQQALRGELLRRKLSLPVATVVTQVIVDADDPAFSHPTKPIGAFYDAAEAERLTQERGYTMKEDAGRGFRRVVASPQPKTVVELKSIEALIASGQLVIACGGGGVPVVERDGLLHGVPAVIDKDLASALLAQEIGADQLIILTAVEQVAIRFGQENQENLAKLSVADAKKYASAGEFGEGSMLPKVLAGVHFAQSGEGRSTLITSLEALGQAISGIKGTRIDA
- a CDS encoding YfcC family protein; this encodes MSEESKGKSWSFPSTYTILVIALIFVAGLTYIIPAGSYDYQDPMGQIIPAEEASLMSADERKALKLSPIAGTFTRMESRGQIKHLPMAPIKGFADSVEVATFVLFIGGFLGVIAKTRAIDVGIASLMTRMRSRLYLLMAMLISIFSLGGMSYGMGEETIAFYPILLPMMVAAGFDVMAAAAVILLGAGTGVLTSVLNPFATGVASDLAGVSIGDGMPFRLVQWALFAFFTMFYVIRYAKRTQKSPMLSVTHDLNPEINAEILANHQEHAEKLTLRQTLVLITFIATFGVMVFSLLPFSDWNENLASLELGWYFPELAALFLSSSILVGFLAGFNERDIAGSFVAGAKDVLGVVLVLVLSRGLKVVMEEGMIIDSILAFSEQAVQGLPQVVYINVVYFLHIILSIFIPSTSGLAGLSMPIMAPLADIAGVSKSLVITAYQSASGLVNMVSPTSGILMGALMVSKIPYDRFIKFVWKYIATLFVATMVLLTLGVLLGVG
- the argF gene encoding ornithine carbamoyltransferase, which translates into the protein MAFNLRNRHFLTLLDFSAKEIEYLLDLSRDLKRAKYTGTEQQRLKGKNIALIFEKDSTRTRCAFEVAAYDQGARVTYLGPSGSQIGKKESIKDTARVLGRMYDGIEYRGFGQEIVETLAEYAGVPVWNGLTNEDHPTQILADFLTMEEHFGALSGLKLVFCGDGRNNMANALMIGCAKMGVHYTVVAPEHLWPEETLVAKCREVAKESGAKIEFSADVASGVAGADVVYTDVWVSMGEPQAVWKERIDLLKPYQVNKKLMSYAKADAIFLHCLPAFHDEETQVGREIAQQFGMSELEVTNEVFESAQSKVFDEAENRLHTIKAVMVATLGS
- a CDS encoding arginine deiminase, with amino-acid sequence MAEIRVFSEIGRLKEVMLHRPGWEVENFTPEHFGEFLFDDIMYLEAAQREHDQFSEVLRKAGVKVHYLEDLVAQSMEHQPDAAKAMVEQYLLESGVFHPQMRQELLQWLYESKDMATLVRTLIAGVRSHEAPIGRQKSLSSLTSGEELFLVKPLPNILFTRDPFISIGHGVAISSMKHLIRRRETLLSDFLFRHHPNYAGKTPFWFERDNMNHLEGGDLLVINEEILFVGISERTDAYSVEQLAMRLFNDETSKVKKVVAFVIPKKRAFMHLDTVFTQIDHDKFTIHSEIEETLTLFVIEAGSTTDSVHITEEHKDLEHLLSGILDRRVLLLRCGDGDAIAGSREQWNDGANTLAISPGEVCVYERNHVTNRLLEDSGIKIHAILSSELSRGRGGPRCMSMPLVRENL